GGAGGTTTGATCAGAGCCCCAGCATCTCAGAGTTGGAGGGAGCTTAGTGGGCACGTGATCCACCCCACCCAAGCACACATCCGTGAGCCCCAGCCAGGCATGAGGcctgccttagtttcctcctgtGCACGGTGGGGGCTGTGGAGGTCGTCTGCCTCCTCCCAGAGCTGGGCATGCTGTCTGGGGGGCCCAAAGATGGCTCTTCTCAAGGTAGTTGCCCAAGAAGAGTCAGTGTCCAGAAGTCTTCCAgcttaatctcatttaatcctcatcccAGGGCCTTACAGAGGTGGCGTGACCTGCCCAACATCCCACAGCTGCTGGGACAGACGGAAACCTGTGTTCTTTCAGCTGCCTCACATTCACACagccattcaacaaacattcctgGAGTGCCTCCTGGGCTTCAGGTACCAGGGAAACCTGGTCAGCCACCATAGGTGTCCTTTGGAGTCTACCCACTGGGGAAAGGGGTAGGGGTTGGCAGAACATTGTAAATGATAACACAGCGTGAGGAGGATTTATGGGAACACCGAACAGCACCTGCTCTGGAGGGGGGCACAAATCAAGGCAGTCTTCCTAGTGGAGGTGGTGTCAGGAGTGAGTCCCCAGGAATTGGCCAGGTGATGGGACCGGGAGGCCTGACTGGTGGGCTGTGTGAGCAGAGGTGTGCTGGGCCAGGCCATACAGTTGAGCGACCATTTTGGATGGTAATGCTGGGGAGGAGCCTGTTGGCCATGAAGGGACAGGAAGCTTCAGTTCCAGGGGTCTCCATTGCAGGGGGCGCTGCGGATATTTgtaattttgtctatttcttaaaGAAGTACTTCTACAATTTAAAAAAGCTCAGAGTTCCCAAACTGATCTGCTCTGGCAAGATTGGTGCCCAGAGCTCAGATCAGGCCCTGGCAGCCAGGCTGAGGGCTGCTGGGGCTGCCTCTGGGCACTCCTGCCCCCTCTGCTGGGTCGGGCCggttcccctcccctctgcccgcCCCAGGCCCCTTGCTTCTTCCCACCCTGGAGCAGCTCTGCAGCTCTGGccccaggccctcagctcctCGGGGAAGTAGCCTGGATCCTGGTTTGGTTTCAGGAGTTGGGGCCTGTCACCCACTCAACTCATGTCTGAGGACCATGCCCTGGGATGGGGACCAGGGTCAGTCAAAGTCCCTTGTGGGGGCTTAGGTCCAGGAGATGCTGggcccagagctgggctgggagtggggtgggggctccCTTCTCCCCTGCAAGGCTGGTGGTGCCCAGGCCTGGGGGCTACCTGCTCCTGAGCCTTCCCTGGTCTTCACATCCAGGGGCCTCTTCTTTGGCACAGCCCTGCTTCatagcccctccctgccctgggaagGTGCTCCCTGCTGGGGACACACGGGCCATGGATCCACCTGCGCATCAGTCCAGGAAGCACCCCAGGGCCTCTCCCTGACAGGGCTTCTCCCTGACTCGTGCGCTGCGGCCCAGGCTGTCTCCTCACTTGGTCACGGTCTGTCTGCACTCTTGTGATCTGTCCCTGCTCACGGGCCAAACCACAGGTTGCAGGAAGAGTGGCCTCAGGGCTGAACCCTAGCTTTGCCAGGAGTGGCCAGGTGCCCATCCCGATATGGCCACAGAGtgcacctctccccaccctccccttctcctttccaCAGCAAAGATGCTGCTGCCCCCAGGGGAGTGGACACGAGGCCACCCAGCCCTGAATCTACaccccccctcccgccccccgcaGACAGACAGAACCAGTGTGGGGCTCTCAAGTCCCTCTGGGGCCACGCTGGTGAGGCTGCCCTCACAGGTCCTCTGATCCTGAGTCTGCGCCACACCCACCAGTGTCCTCACAGGCTGAGGCGGACCCGACACAGGAGGGCTAGCAGACGTATCTTTTATGCACTGAGGGACTAAGAACCCACAGGGTATCCCGCTGATGGGCTCTGCTCCCCTCGACTCGGTCGGGAACGTGGCACGTCTGACAGCACGCTCCCACGGCACCCACTCTCCAGAACGAAATCCTGTCTGTCACAGCAGCCGGCTTTAGCCCAGGTTTTCTGAAAagctgtctcctccctcccccaccgccACAAGTTGATTGTATTTGAAATCCAGGCTGCCTGTACCCCAGCGGCTGGCAGCACAGACACTCAGAGGTGCAGGGGAGAACACCTTGGTTAGGGCCTAGCACATGTAACCTTTATTAAAAACTGGCCCGACCCCCTTACAAAGGAGGCGGCTAGTGCCCGAGAGTGTGGTCCGCCAGTGGGTGCAGGCTGGACCTGAAACCAGAGAGAGCCTAGAGCTGGTCCATGTCAAAGGCTCACTCCGGGGCCCTGAGTGAGGAACTGGCTCCATATGGCTGGGGGACATCACGGTACCCGGGAGCCCCTCAGCCAGAGAGAAGGGGTCTGGGACACCTTTCACACCAGGATGTCAGAAGTGTAGCTTTAAGGGCAATCGGCAACaagaggggcaggggtgggacgCAGGCCCTGAGCAGAGCCGGGACTCCAGATCCTGCCCCGAAGGCACGTCTGTGGGGGAAGGCCTACCCTCTTTGAGCTCTGGTCTCCCTTCCTCGTGTCCGACCATTCTGGGGCCatgctgctgtgtgacctctgggTTCTCCTCCAGTAGGCACAGCCCTTTACAGTTTACAAGGGCCTTGCCACATCCATTTTCTGGCTGGATTCTCCTGGCAGACTGAGAGGAAAGCAGGACAGGGCTGGGATCAGCTAAGGCTTGAGGGGTGAGGCACTGGTACAAGGCGGCTCCATTGGGGCAAGGTGGGTGCTCCGCTGGGGTGAGGTGGGTGCTCCTCTGGGGCGGGCTGGGTGCTCTTCTGGGGCAAGCTTGGTGCTCCTGTGGGGTGGGCTGGCTCCAGGGCTTGGGGTCGCCCTCCAGGGCAGCCCTGGCTCTGCTGTCAGCTCCTCAGCCAGCTGGTGTCTTTGTCCAGTGTAGAAAAGCGGATCAGCTTCAGGCTGGGTGGCTGGCGCTTCCTGTCGTCCCAGAGGTACTCTGGGGATAGAACTTTGGAGGGCTTATGTGAGATGAAGCGGCGGTTCAGGTGGCTCTCCTCCTGCCAGGCTGCCATGATGCCATTGGCCTTGTCTGCCAGGATGGCCATGTGGCAGCCCCTGGTAAACTCGTACACGTTGGCTACCCGCCCCCCAAAGACCGCCCCTCCATAATAGAAGTCCCCCTCACCGTCTGCCACGAAGGCAGTAGAAACATGCCTGCGCTCGTAGGGGAACTGTTGGCGGGGTACAGCATAGTAGCCCGGGTGAATGGCAGCCACTAGGTCTCCCAAGGTCTCAGGGCCCCACGGGTTCCGGAATACCATGTCCACATCGACGCAGAAGAGGTAGTCCACCTCCCGGTGCGCCCTCTTGGCAATGTGCTGGCTGATGATCTCCATCCGGCGCGTGGAGATCTCCTCCCAGCGGGAGTGCCTCTGGATGGGGATGATGCCGAGGCGGCGGCCAGGGCCCAGCGGGACCTGGGGAATGGCCGTGGGGTCGTCGGTGAAGACATAGTAGCATACCCGGTAACCGTGCATGAAGAACCGCTCGGCCGACTCCAGGAAGTGCTGGACGAAGTGGGTGTACCTGGTGGCAATAACCACAACATCCACCACAGCCCTGGCAGGGCCACTGCCTGGGTTCCCACCATGCGCTGGCGatgcagggccaggctggggccccCCCTCTCAGCTCCCCACCTCAAGCAGTCACTCAGGTCTGACCCTCAGGGTCCTCCTCTCAAATTTCCACAATCACAGTACCAACCTCTTAAGACTGTCATTAAGAATGATGCTTCAGGATGACTCTTCCATTCACAAACCAAGCTAactttattgagaacttactgaGTGCTGGGCAGTGTTCTTATCTCCTTTGAGCCTCAAAAACTCGCTACAGGGCAGGCACcgtaatccccattttataggtaaagacactgagacccagagagagaaaaggaagcaagcAGCAGCCCAGTGGCTGCATCAAAGCTGTGGGGGTCCCGGAGGCGCAGAGCCGAGGAAACTATGTGGCCCCACGCCCCAGGCCACAGCCGATTGGACCAGGGGCTCATCTGACCCCAGGGGGGCCATCCAGCATCTGGCCAGCACTTTTTGCCTTGGGGCCCCATCATGGTCCCTCTCTCAGAAGTCCCAGAAAGGGACCTAGAGGCAAGCAGCCAGGTGGTGGCTCCTAAAGCAAAGGccaggtggggtgagggaggagagaggaaaacaggagGGATCCAGAGAGTGGGCAGACAGAGCCGGTAGAGGAGAGGGTCCGGAGGGCGGGGCCAGCTCTGTCTGGGTCTCTTGATGTGCCTGTGGCCTGCCCATGGACCCCCATTTATATAAGGTGATCTGGGGGGTCCATCCCTTCACGCCTGCCTGGACTGTTCAGGGGGAGCAGCAAGGGGTGAGGGGCACCTGGCAAAGGTTCCTGCTTTTCCTTCACCTGGGCTGCCTGCTCCCCTTCCCTGCCAGGGCCAgacccccttcctccaggaagacccCCTCCCACTCCACTCTCCCTTCCTACCCGCGCAGCACCTGGGTCAGGGCCTCCCTCGTCGGGCAGGCTCCCATCTCTCCCAGACTGCACGCTCCTGTGGCTCAGAGAGAACCCTCCCTCGCCCAGCCAGCCGTGACTCACTTCCCCACGGCGAACACCGTGAGCCCGATGGTCAGGTTCAGCGGCTGGTAGATGTGCTGCAGAAGCTCGGCGTTGAAGGTTCCCTCGGACACGATGGGCGCCAGCCAGGGCGTCAGCGTCAGCAGCTCTGTGGGCCTGGCAGCAGGGGAGGCCGTGGGGGTTGAGacgctgtgtgaccctgggcagctTTGTCccagtctctgggcctcagtattCTCGTGGAAAGTGGAGATGATAACAGCAGCCTCCCAGCGCGGTTGGGAGGGCCAGGAGTTAAAGCACATCAAGTGTCTAGAAGAACCTGGCATTTCAGCTGCCTGCTGTGCCTAGTAAATGGGAGCGCCAGTATCATCATAACACGggactgagcacctgctatgcaGCAGGTGCAATGCTGTGCATCTCACAAACACCGTCTCATCTGGTCCCCCCACCTCCTGTGAGGTGGGTACTATCATTAATCCACCTGTACAGAAAAAGCTCAGAGTAACAGGGTAacccgcccaaggtcacacagctactgacAGAGCCTAGGTCCCTGACTCCCAGTGTGTCTTTCCACCATCCCAGACTACCTGGACCCCAAGGCCTGAGACCTCCACCACCCCAACTAATGAATCAGAGCTGTCCCCCTCACCTACCACCCAGGTCTCTCCATTCTGCACCCAGGCCCTGACCGACACCTACCTCTGCTCCAGCAGCTTGGGCTGGGGGTACCGTGACCTGCAACCAGAAGGGCCAGTGGTGAGGGGAGGCAGCTCCCAGCCCCAGGACcacaaaagggaaaatgacaGTTTACTTACTGTGCCACAGGCTGGAACAGCTTCTCCCCCTTGTACTGCAGCTTCATGTTGCTGGTAGTGGAGGAGAAAGAGCCGTTAGGGCTGGGCGGGGGGCAGAGACACTCAGCACGTGAAGGATGAAGCTGAGCTTAACCAAAGAGCCCCACGGGGCAGGTACCACCCAGGTTCCATGCAGACTCCCGGGAGCCATCCCCACCACCGCTCTGCCCTCTGCGGGGCTGGGCTCCTACAGAAGCGGTCTGTCCAGGGGCACTGAGTGGCAGGGCAGCGATTCCAACCTGGTGGTCTCTGTGTTCAAAGCTGATGCCTTTTCAACTATGTCACTCTGTAGGAGCCCGGCATGGGGCGGAAGGTTTGAGAAGGAGCAAAGGCCCAGTGAGCCCAGTTCTGCCACCTTCTTGCAAGATTCCAAGCCTGGGAACCTTGGGGGAGTTACTTAAGCTGAGCCCACGGTGATGGTCAGTGTAGTGCCTGGTTACTCAAACAGCAATCAAGGCACTGCCCTGAAGGTATCCTGGAGATGGGATCAGCGTCTATACCAGCTGACTTTATGTAAAGATTATCCCGGATAATCTAGGTGAGCCTGATCCAGTAAGAGGAAAGGCCTTAAGACCAGAACTGAGCTACCCATGAAGAAGAAATCTTCAGTCCGCCCGTGGACGGACTGCCCATGTGTTCCCGCCTGCATTTCCTGCCGGCCTGCCCTTCCGATCTCAGCCCAACCTAGCCACCCCACAActgtgtaagccaattccttgtactctctctctccccctcttcctccttcctccctccctcctaccaGTTCTGTTTCTTTAGTGCAACCTGGCTGATACACCCActtcttctcatctgtgaaatgggtaatGACCCTCAACCCTgagggctgctgtgagaattaGCGAGGGACGCGAGCCTGCGGTTCTCAGCCCGGCGCAGCACGGAGCAAGCGCTCAGTAAgaccaggcagcctggccctcGCTCGGCAGGCGGCGCGTGTGGCCAGCCTTCCTGAGCTTCAACCAACGTCAGCgggctggagaaggaagaagcGGGTCCCTGAGGAAGAAGGCTGCAGGCTGCACGGGggcctctggctctgccaccatcTACCTGGCCGAGACCTGAGGCCAGACATTTGACTCATGGGACACTGGTTCCCTCAGCCCTAAAACGGGGACAATAAAACCTTCTGCTTAGAGTCCTTCCCCAGAGGGTGGAAGTGAGGTCCAGAGAAGGGAAAGGTCTGCCCAAGGCCCCCAGGGAGTGGGGTGAGAGCCAGCTCCAGAAGAGGCCTGAAGTCAGCTCTGTAAGGCTCAGACCGCCAGAGGTCTCAGCGCCTGCCATGCACCAGGGACTTTCAATATGCCGATCCTGGGGCATGGCTTCAGCCTCCTTCAGTTTTcccaccttttttattttttaagtcagaattggggtgagtttattatgagccagagtgaggattataacctgggaaggcctcAGAAGTCGTTCCCTTTTCCCATGTTTTTTAGTCTATgcttttttttgtggtaaaatatacacaacaaagatttaccattttaactgcttttttcttcttttgaggaagattagccctgagctaacatctgctgccaatcctcctcttttttgctgaggaagactggccctgagctaacatctgagcccatcttcttctactttatatgtgggatgcctaccacagcatggcttgccaagcggtgccatgtccacacccgggatcccaaccggcaaaccgccgaagcagaacgtgcacacttaaccgctgtgccactgggccggccccttaactgtttttaaatgtacagttgaGCAGCATTAAGTATAttgcattgttgtgcaaccatcaccaccatccatctccagaactttctcatcttcccaaactgaaattctctCCCCATTGAacactctcttcctttcccctcccccagcccaaaAGCCATTATTCTACGTCTATCTATGAATTCGACTATTCTAGAGACCTCAGATAAGTGGAATCCTACgatgtttgtccttctgtgattaGTCTGTACTCTTGAATCAACAATTTTTTGAAGTCAATCCATCAAATCGTCCCTCTGCCCTAGTTTCACGTAAACCAGCACATTCAGGTCCCTGCTCAGAAAGTGATGGGACTCTGAGAAGGGGGTCAGAAGTGGGAAAGGGCCCCAGGACACTGGCACCAGCCAGCCCAGTGCTCCACTTCCCTGGCAGTtggctcctcccctctccctacaAGCCCAGACAAGATCCAGCTGCATTCAAGAGTTAGCTGTAAGAACACTGAACCACAGACGAGCCAGGGCCAGAACAAGGAGCTTCACGTTTCCAAACCgcagaaggaaacaaaactaaaagaagaaatccaaatgaaAAAAGGGGAAGTTGTGACcatcaaaagcaaacaaaaacctccAATttcaatctattaaaaaaataacttggggccagccccgtggcatagtggttaagttcagtgctctctgcttcagcagtccgggTTCGTGGGCTTGGATTCCaagcacagacctgcaccactcgtcagccatgctgaggcagcgacccacaaataaagtagaggaagattggtacagatgttagttcagggctaatcttcctgagcaaaaaaaacccaaccaaaaaAACTCCACCTCAGTAGAACCAAGGCAgacaaactagaaagaaaaataatgtagcaAATGCACTGGGTCAAGGATGATGACTGAGAACCACAAACAGGCCAAAGAAAGGTCACCGAAGAGGAAATTCAACTAATGAGAAGGCGTGGGGGAAATGAAGGCCTCAGGaggaatcaaagaaatgaaatttaaaccaAAGAGATAGCACCTCCCATCTCTGGAATCAGCAAGGTGGTGTGGTCTTTGTTTCTCATAATACCCGCTCCTTCCAGCGCTGGCCCAGATGCAATGCAGCTGCCCAGCTGGGAGTGGTGAGTGTGTGGATCTGAGCGTGTGATGTGCCACCGTCCCTCTGAACAGCAACCTGGTGAGCTGGATGGAAAACCCAACCATATCCTCTGGCCCAGGAAGGGAACGTATCAAAAGAAAGGATCTTTAAGATGGAAAAAGCTTTCTATCCAAAGCTGCTCCTTACAAACTATGTTTCCAACACTGAGaaattagaaacaacttaaatgctccacccttgctggtgggaaagggggaggggtCCAAGAATTATGACCCAACCTGAGGGGGGTAAAATGATGGTGACCACCCAGAGCATGAATCCACACCGAAAAATAAAGCCAACTCTGGGAAAACAGGATACAAATCGCAAAAACATTACGATCACAACTATTTCCAATAGCAAGCAGCCTTTCTGCTTTTAGAACCAAGTAAGTGCACAGTCtgttcaattagaaaatgcagcCACCACCAAGCCGACAATGAACTCTGGAATCAGCATAACTCAGACCAGTGGGACCCTCGggagcttttttctttcttgttttacagCTTCCTAATTTCCTATATTCtgtgtttataataataaaacatgcCTTGTTCATTATAGTCTATGATCCTGATTTAAACGttctgttgttagtgctgtcaagtcagTTCTGACTCCTCCACCCGCTGTGGACAGCAGaatggaaccctgcccggtctttttgctccatcatCTTACCTGCGGGTACTCTATCAGGCAgcgctctgctgctgttcacagggtttgcATGGCCAATTtcttcagaagtgagtggccaggtccttcttcctagtttgtcttagtctggaagttctgctgaaacctgtccaccaagggtgaccctgctggtatttgaaatactggtggcatagctttcagcatcacagcaacctGCAGCCACCACAGGATGACAATGGACGGATGGGTGGTATGGtttcctgactgggaaatgaccctgggccgtggtggtgagagtgcggaatcttaaccactagaccaagAGGGCTGGCAAACTTTGCTTTAGCtgtcatgaaaaacaagagaCCATGGGGGCCAAATGCCCCCTCAAGACCATCGCAACCCAACTGTCATTGCTCTTAACTGTCAAAAGTCAGATTCGTTATGTGGGGAAGACTGGTCACATGTTAATTTGTTCTTTGAATCCACATAGAACACAAAATTGGGGCTGGTCCggaggtgcagtggttaagttcacatgttccacttcggcggcccccggttcaccggttgggatcccaggtgtggacatggcaccacttggcaagccatgctgtggtagacgtcccacatagaaagtagaggaagatgggctcagatgttagctcagggccagtcttcctcagcaaaaagaggaggattggcagcagatgttagctcagggctaatcttcctcaaaaaaaaaaaaaaccacacacaaaatcGAGCAAAAATGTCAAGTCCTAAAAGCAGTGTTCCTGAGCGCCTCCTCCAGGCTGGTGCCACAGCAGGTCACTGACAGGCATCAACGCACTCCCTGCTGCAGGCCGGGGCACCTCGACCATCCCATTTGACAGATGCAGCAAGGGAGCCTCGGAGCCACACAACATGCTCAGGGTCAGACTGCAGAGGGGGTGCTGCAAGGACAACCGAGGACTGAAACAGGCGAAACTTACTCCACATTTGTGGCAGCCCATAAATTACTCACTGATGCACACTGATCAGAATCACGAGCTTAGGACCTCAGAACCTGCAAAGTGACGTTAAAAGCTCTCCCATCTCCCACACTCCGGGAAGCCCACAGAGCTCCCGGTTCTGCCAGCCCCATACTTACAAGATCTCTGGGCAGGGGAGGTAATAGGGGACGTAGGAGACAGGCAGCCAGTCCTCGACATACACCCTGGGAAGGAAAAACACCTGTTGACTCACCTCTGTCCCAGAGGCCGAAAACTCACCTGGTGCGGGTTAATGGGAGTGAAGGCAACCGGGGGTCCCTCATCACTCCTTGGGGTACAAAGTCTCCTGGCCTTCCAGCATGCTGTCATTATTCACCCATAGAGCCATTCACTCCTGGGGCAGGAACGTTCTCGACCCAGGCCCTGAACACAAGGGGGTGGCAGTGAGGGGCAGCCCCGGGAGCTCCACAGAAGGAACACACGGGTGAATCTGGGAGCATGAACAGGAGTTCCTCATCAACATGGCTAGGAAAATGGTCAAGGCAGAGAAAAGACCAAGTGCAGAGGCCAGTACAAGGCAAAGTTCAGAAGCCAAAACCAGTTTGGTCTCCCTGGCATGGGGTTGAGGGATAAGCGTGCCAGAAGAGGtgggtgggacccaggaatccCCTGAAGGGGTCAAGATTTGGGGGTTGAGATGCAGGAGAGAGGGGGGCAtctgggggacagagggagggctCCATGGGGCATGCTCACCACAGAGTGCAGAGTACCGTCCCTACCAGCAGGCAGACCCCCAGGCCGATGGCCAGCCTGTGGCGGCGCATGGCCAGGTGCAGCACCTGAGCCTGGGCACCTGCTGAGACTGGGCGTGTCTTGGCCGATCAGCCCTCCTCTCTCAGGGATGCCAggctctgagcctctgtctccaGGGTCGGGGAACACCTGCAAAGGAATTTTCCTTTATCCAGGGGACAGTAGCCCCATCCTTGCTGCCCTACCCTCCTCTGGGCGGCCCCACCAGAGGAATGTGGATCCCTGATGTCTCCTCGTCCTGCTGGATCCCAGGCTGGCTCTGGCAGCTCCGGGAGGTGGACCGGGGACGGGGCTCAGTGCTCAGAGAAGGCTGCAGCTGTGCCTGGGGAGAGGCACTCTGGCGCGGCCTACTGGCCTCCAGCCTAGGCTCTCAGGTCTCCCTCCCAACCGTGTCTCTGGGCAGTGAGCAGAGGGTGGACAGCATACAGGGACCGGGGCAGCAGCGCGAGGGCGGGGCTTCGAGAAGGATTCCCAGGAACAACACTGAGGACGCCGGAAATCAAGCCTACAGCCGGCTCGACTGTGACCCCAGCGGACAAACGGAGCCTGGGCGAGGGCTGCGCAGAGAGGCGGCCGTGATTCCCCCGGGGGTAGGGGTGGCAGCAGTGCATTCCTCTAGGGGGCCCGCGGGAAGGGGCTTCAGTTCTCAT
Above is a genomic segment from Equus przewalskii isolate Varuska chromosome 26, EquPr2, whole genome shotgun sequence containing:
- the GBGT1 gene encoding globoside alpha-1,3-N-acetylgalactosaminyltransferase 1 isoform X3, which produces MKLQYKGEKLFQPVAQSRYPQPKLLEQRPTELLTLTPWLAPIVSEGTFNAELLQHIYQPLNLTIGLTVFAVGKYTHFVQHFLESAERFFMHGYRVCYYVFTDDPTAIPQVPLGPGRRLGIIPIQRHSRWEEISTRRMEIISQHIAKRAHREVDYLFCVDVDMVFRNPWGPETLGDLVAAIHPGYYAVPRQQFPYERRHVSTAFVADGEGDFYYGGAVFGGRVANVYEFTRGCHMAILADKANGIMAAWQEESHLNRRFISHKPSKVLSPEYLWDDRKRQPPSLKLIRFSTLDKDTSWLRS
- the GBGT1 gene encoding globoside alpha-1,3-N-acetylgalactosaminyltransferase 1 isoform X2, yielding MPGSSRHLMCFNSWPSQPRWEAAVIISTFHENTEAQRLGQSCPGSHSVSTPTASPAARPTELLTLTPWLAPIVSEGTFNAELLQHIYQPLNLTIGLTVFAVGKYTHFVQHFLESAERFFMHGYRVCYYVFTDDPTAIPQVPLGPGRRLGIIPIQRHSRWEEISTRRMEIISQHIAKRAHREVDYLFCVDVDMVFRNPWGPETLGDLVAAIHPGYYAVPRQQFPYERRHVSTAFVADGEGDFYYGGAVFGGRVANVYEFTRGCHMAILADKANGIMAAWQEESHLNRRFISHKPSKVLSPEYLWDDRKRQPPSLKLIRFSTLDKDTSWLRS
- the GBGT1 gene encoding globoside alpha-1,3-N-acetylgalactosaminyltransferase 1 isoform X1, whose translation is MRRHRLAIGLGVCLLVGTVLCTLWVYVEDWLPVSYVPYYLPCPEIFNMKLQYKGEKLFQPVAQSRYPQPKLLEQRPTELLTLTPWLAPIVSEGTFNAELLQHIYQPLNLTIGLTVFAVGKYTHFVQHFLESAERFFMHGYRVCYYVFTDDPTAIPQVPLGPGRRLGIIPIQRHSRWEEISTRRMEIISQHIAKRAHREVDYLFCVDVDMVFRNPWGPETLGDLVAAIHPGYYAVPRQQFPYERRHVSTAFVADGEGDFYYGGAVFGGRVANVYEFTRGCHMAILADKANGIMAAWQEESHLNRRFISHKPSKVLSPEYLWDDRKRQPPSLKLIRFSTLDKDTSWLRS